The Georgenia sp. TF02-10 genome window below encodes:
- a CDS encoding beta-galactosidase, with protein sequence MPTFEIGERDYLLDGRPFQVISGALHYFRVHPDQWADRIRKARLMGLNTIETYVAWNFHAPEPDEFDLTGRRDLGRFLDLVAAEGLHAIVRPGPYICAEWDGGGLPAWLAGVGSGVRRHDPRFLEAIATYFAHLLPVVAERQVTRGGPVLMVQVENEYGAYPGVPDDERVRYLRALVDLTREQGIDVPLFTCDQADDEHLSRGGLPELHKTANFGSRSRERLAVLRRHQPTGPLMCTEFWDGWFDSWGREHHVTAPEATARDLDDLLGAGGSVNLYMFHGGTNLGLTNGANDKGTYLPITTSYDYDAPLSEHGAPTAKFHALRAVIAKHAPVPEEVPAEPAPAPALDVVLDRRVPLADVVGVLARPGAARTAEQPPTMDDLRQWSGFALYRTRVTGEDAVLVVAEVRDRALVALDGDPVGVLDRTTRTWSLPLPRRSGTLTLLVEDRGRVNYGARIGEPKGIVGPVRTAVRELTGWEAVPLDLDGAPEHLAAEVWVPVDDGEPAGSAPLAGEPDLAAPLAGPSFHRGTFGSVGGVDHFLRLDGWTRGLVWVNGELLGRYSSEGPTGTLYVPGPLVRAAGNELVLLELHGAAGPHARFVAAPDLGPTEA encoded by the coding sequence ATGCCCACGTTCGAGATCGGCGAGCGGGACTACCTGCTCGACGGCCGCCCCTTCCAGGTGATCAGCGGGGCGCTGCACTACTTCCGGGTGCACCCCGACCAGTGGGCCGACCGGATCCGCAAGGCCCGGCTGATGGGCCTGAACACGATCGAGACCTACGTGGCGTGGAACTTCCACGCGCCCGAGCCCGACGAGTTCGACCTGACCGGCCGGCGCGACCTGGGCCGCTTCCTCGACCTGGTCGCCGCAGAGGGGCTGCACGCCATCGTCCGGCCGGGGCCGTACATCTGCGCCGAGTGGGACGGCGGCGGGCTGCCGGCGTGGCTGGCCGGCGTCGGGAGCGGCGTGCGCCGGCACGACCCGCGGTTCCTGGAGGCCATCGCCACCTACTTCGCGCACCTGCTGCCCGTGGTGGCCGAGCGGCAGGTGACCCGCGGCGGACCGGTGCTCATGGTGCAGGTGGAGAACGAGTACGGCGCCTATCCCGGCGTGCCCGACGACGAGCGCGTCCGCTACCTGCGTGCCCTGGTGGACCTGACCCGGGAGCAGGGCATCGACGTGCCGCTGTTCACCTGCGACCAGGCCGACGACGAGCACCTCTCCCGCGGCGGCCTGCCCGAGCTGCACAAGACGGCGAACTTCGGCTCACGCTCCCGGGAGCGGCTCGCCGTGCTGCGCCGGCACCAGCCCACCGGGCCGCTGATGTGCACGGAGTTCTGGGACGGCTGGTTCGACTCCTGGGGCCGGGAGCACCACGTCACCGCCCCGGAGGCCACCGCGCGGGACCTCGACGACCTGCTCGGCGCCGGCGGGTCGGTCAACCTCTACATGTTCCACGGCGGCACCAACCTGGGGCTGACCAACGGGGCCAACGACAAGGGCACCTACCTGCCCATCACCACCTCCTACGACTACGACGCCCCGCTGTCCGAGCACGGCGCGCCCACGGCGAAGTTCCACGCCCTGCGCGCGGTGATCGCCAAGCACGCCCCGGTGCCCGAGGAGGTGCCGGCCGAGCCGGCCCCGGCCCCGGCGCTCGACGTGGTGCTCGACCGTCGGGTCCCGCTCGCCGACGTCGTGGGCGTCCTCGCCCGTCCGGGCGCCGCCCGGACCGCCGAGCAGCCGCCGACCATGGACGACCTGCGGCAATGGTCGGGCTTCGCCCTGTACCGCACCCGGGTCACCGGCGAGGACGCTGTCCTCGTGGTGGCGGAGGTGCGCGACCGTGCGCTCGTCGCTCTCGACGGCGACCCGGTCGGCGTGCTCGACCGCACCACCCGCACCTGGTCGCTGCCGCTGCCGCGCCGGTCCGGCACGCTGACCCTGCTGGTGGAGGACCGCGGCCGGGTGAACTACGGCGCCCGGATCGGCGAGCCGAAGGGGATCGTCGGGCCGGTGCGCACGGCCGTGCGCGAGCTCACCGGCTGGGAGGCGGTGCCCCTGGACCTCGACGGCGCACCCGAGCACCTGGCCGCGGAGGTGTGGGTGCCGGTGGACGACGGCGAACCGGCCGGGAGCGCCCCCCTCGCCGGCGAGCCGGACCTGGCGGCCCCCCTGGCCGGGCCGTCGTTCCACCGCGGCACGTTCGGCTCGGTCGGGGGCGTGGACCACTTCCTGCGCCTGGACGGCTGGACCCGCGGCCTGGTCTGGGTCAACGGCGAGCTGCTGGGCCGGTACTCGAGCGAGGGCCCCACCGGCACGCTCTACGTGCCCGGCCCGCTGGTCCGCGCGGCGGGCAACGAGCTGGTGCTGCTCGAGCTGCACGGCGCGGCCGGGCCGCACGCCCGGTTCGTCGCGGCGCCCGACCTCGGCCCGACGGAGGCCTAG
- a CDS encoding ABC transporter substrate-binding protein codes for MNARPRHLVRGTALAGVLALGLAACGGGDGGGSGSGGAAAPVDTGDVLEEGGEITVWAWEPTLEQVVADFEDEYPNVTVNLENVGTANDQYTALQNAIAAGDGVPDVAQIEYYAVPQFAISEALTDLGPLGADELEGTFSTGPWNAVHSGDGVYGLPMDSGPMALFYNEEVFAKFGVEVPTTWEEYLEAARTIHQQDPNAYIANDIGDAGFTTSMIWQAGGQPYQVDGTDVTIDFAGDEGTATFTEVWQQLIDEDLLAPVGSWSDEWYQGLGNGTIASLTIGAWMPANLESGVPQGAGKWRVAEMPQWEAGQHTSAENGGSSLTVPAASENAELAYAFVDYATNGDGVQTRIDGGAFPATTADLESEEFRGTESEYFGGQKINEVLADSAANVVEGWQYLPFQVYANSVFNDTVGQAYVSDTTLTEGLAAWQEQSATYGNGQGFTVTE; via the coding sequence ATGAATGCACGACCCCGCCACCTAGTACGTGGCACCGCCCTCGCCGGGGTGCTCGCCCTCGGCCTCGCCGCCTGCGGCGGCGGCGACGGCGGCGGCTCGGGCAGCGGCGGCGCCGCCGCACCCGTCGACACCGGCGACGTCCTCGAGGAGGGCGGTGAGATCACCGTCTGGGCGTGGGAGCCCACGCTCGAGCAGGTCGTGGCGGACTTCGAGGACGAGTACCCGAACGTCACGGTGAACCTGGAGAACGTCGGTACCGCCAACGACCAGTACACCGCGCTGCAGAACGCGATCGCCGCCGGCGACGGCGTCCCCGACGTCGCCCAGATCGAGTACTACGCGGTGCCGCAGTTCGCCATCTCCGAGGCGCTGACCGACCTCGGCCCGCTCGGCGCCGACGAGCTGGAGGGTACGTTCAGCACCGGTCCGTGGAACGCGGTGCACAGCGGCGACGGCGTCTACGGCCTGCCGATGGACTCTGGACCCATGGCCCTCTTCTACAACGAGGAGGTCTTCGCCAAGTTCGGCGTCGAGGTGCCGACGACGTGGGAGGAGTACCTCGAGGCCGCGCGGACCATCCACCAGCAGGACCCGAACGCCTACATCGCCAACGACATCGGCGACGCCGGCTTCACCACCAGCATGATCTGGCAGGCCGGCGGCCAGCCCTACCAGGTGGACGGCACGGACGTGACGATCGACTTCGCCGGCGACGAGGGCACCGCGACGTTCACCGAGGTCTGGCAGCAGCTCATCGACGAGGACCTCCTCGCCCCGGTCGGGTCCTGGAGCGACGAGTGGTACCAGGGCCTGGGCAACGGCACGATCGCGTCGTTGACCATCGGCGCCTGGATGCCGGCCAACCTCGAGTCCGGCGTCCCGCAGGGTGCGGGCAAGTGGCGGGTGGCCGAGATGCCGCAGTGGGAGGCCGGGCAGCACACCTCGGCCGAGAACGGCGGCTCCTCGCTGACCGTGCCCGCGGCGAGCGAGAACGCCGAGCTCGCCTACGCGTTCGTCGACTACGCCACGAACGGCGACGGCGTGCAGACCCGCATCGACGGCGGCGCCTTCCCGGCCACCACTGCCGACCTCGAGTCGGAGGAGTTCCGCGGCACGGAGTCGGAGTACTTCGGCGGCCAGAAGATCAACGAGGTGCTCGCCGACTCCGCCGCGAACGTCGTGGAGGGCTGGCAGTACCTGCCGTTCCAGGTCTACGCGAACTCGGTCTTCAACGACACGGTCGGCCAGGCGTACGTCTCCGACACCACGCTCACCGAGGGCCTGGCGGCGTGGCAGGAGCAGTCCGCCACGTACGGCAACGGCCAGGGTTTCACCGTCACGGAGTGA
- a CDS encoding carbohydrate ABC transporter permease — translation MTTTTLTTSAARTAPRLRTPRRHSVARPRRSPLLTALTAIVLLYSLVPLAWLLINATKTQEDLFSSFGLWFGEDFSLWENITTTLTYDDGVFVRWFLNTVLYVVAGAGGATFLAVLGGYALAKFDFPGKRAVFAIVIGAVAVPGTALAVPTFLMFSEMGLTNTPWAVIIPSLISPFGLYLMWTFAAEAVPGELLEAARIDGAGEFRTFFQVSLPLLAPGIVTVLLFTMVATWNNYFLPLIMLRDSSWYPLTVGLNAWNAQAATAGGEAIFNLVITGSLLTILPLVAAFLLLQRYWQSGLAAGSVKE, via the coding sequence ATGACCACCACGACGCTCACCACCTCGGCCGCGCGGACCGCCCCGCGGCTGCGCACGCCGCGCCGCCACTCCGTGGCCCGGCCGCGACGCAGCCCGCTGCTCACCGCGCTCACGGCGATCGTCCTCCTCTACTCGCTGGTGCCGCTGGCCTGGTTGCTGATCAACGCGACCAAGACGCAGGAGGACCTGTTCTCCTCGTTCGGGCTCTGGTTCGGCGAGGACTTCTCCCTGTGGGAGAACATCACTACCACGCTGACCTACGACGACGGCGTCTTCGTGCGCTGGTTCCTCAACACGGTGCTGTACGTGGTGGCCGGCGCCGGCGGCGCCACGTTCCTCGCCGTCCTGGGCGGCTACGCCCTCGCCAAGTTCGACTTCCCCGGCAAGCGCGCCGTGTTCGCCATCGTCATCGGCGCGGTGGCGGTGCCGGGCACGGCGCTCGCCGTGCCGACGTTCCTCATGTTCAGCGAGATGGGGCTGACCAACACGCCGTGGGCCGTGATCATCCCGTCGTTGATCTCGCCGTTCGGGCTCTACCTCATGTGGACGTTCGCCGCCGAGGCCGTCCCCGGCGAGCTGCTCGAGGCCGCCCGGATCGACGGCGCGGGCGAGTTCCGCACGTTCTTCCAGGTGAGCCTGCCGCTGCTCGCCCCGGGGATCGTCACCGTGCTGCTGTTCACGATGGTCGCCACCTGGAACAACTACTTCCTGCCGCTGATCATGCTGCGCGACTCCTCGTGGTACCCGCTGACGGTCGGGCTCAACGCCTGGAACGCGCAGGCCGCCACGGCCGGCGGCGAGGCGATCTTCAACCTCGTCATCACCGGCTCCCTGCTGACGATCCTGCCGCTGGTCGCCGCCTTTTTGCTGCTGCAGCGCTACTGGCAGTCCGGCCTGGCCGCCGGGAGCGTCAAGGAATGA
- a CDS encoding carbohydrate ABC transporter permease, whose amino-acid sequence MLVFALVFLAPILYSLYLSVFRSQLVGGTTFVGLDNYAQALQDPQFWEGLGRVSLFLVVQVPIMLGIALLVALALDSGRLYGKSFFRISIFMPYAVPAVVAALMWGFMYGTRFGLVGNINDALGVSLPNPLSPDLVLAAIGNIVTWEFVGYNMLIFYSALRVVPHSLYEAAEIDGAGQWRVITAIKLPAIRGALVIATIFSIIGSFQLFNEPSILQSLAPNAITTSFTPNLYAYSLSFSGQQYNYSATVAIIMGLITMVIAYVVQLRGMRKEP is encoded by the coding sequence ATGCTGGTGTTCGCGCTGGTGTTCCTGGCCCCGATCCTGTACTCGCTGTACCTGTCGGTGTTCCGCTCGCAGCTGGTCGGCGGCACCACCTTCGTGGGCCTGGACAACTACGCCCAGGCGCTGCAGGACCCGCAGTTCTGGGAGGGCCTCGGCCGGGTCTCGCTCTTCCTCGTGGTGCAGGTGCCGATCATGCTCGGCATCGCGCTGCTGGTGGCGCTCGCCCTGGACAGCGGCCGCCTGTACGGCAAGAGCTTCTTCCGCATCTCGATCTTCATGCCCTACGCGGTGCCGGCCGTGGTGGCCGCCCTCATGTGGGGATTCATGTATGGCACGCGGTTCGGCCTGGTCGGGAACATCAACGACGCCCTGGGCGTCAGCCTGCCGAACCCCCTGTCCCCGGACCTCGTCCTGGCGGCGATCGGCAACATCGTCACCTGGGAGTTCGTCGGCTACAACATGCTGATCTTCTACTCCGCGCTGCGCGTCGTGCCGCACTCGCTGTACGAGGCCGCGGAGATCGACGGCGCCGGTCAGTGGCGGGTCATCACGGCCATCAAGCTGCCGGCCATCCGCGGTGCCCTCGTCATCGCCACGATCTTCTCGATCATCGGCAGCTTCCAGCTCTTCAACGAGCCCAGCATCCTGCAGTCGCTCGCCCCGAACGCCATCACGACGTCGTTCACGCCCAACCTGTACGCCTACTCGCTGTCGTTCTCCGGCCAGCAGTACAACTACTCCGCGACCGTGGCCATCATCATGGGCCTGATCACCATGGTGATCGCCTACGTGGTGCAGCTGCGCGGCATGCGCAAGGAGCCGTGA
- a CDS encoding LacI family DNA-binding transcriptional regulator: protein MARRSDARQRSGPSMADVAALAGVSAQTVSRVSMGLDNVAPPTREKVLAAMGQLGYAPNGAARALRYGSFGTIGMIAHRLARTGESRTVEAVVEAARARGYTVTLVDLESPSPGDVSAAVARLSHQAIDGLVIVRAEIATPETLALPRRLPVVVSDSRFVGHHPAVGADQTGGVRLAVQHLLDLGHRTVHHLAGPADSGPAQLRVEAWRATLAEAGRPVPAVAEGDWTAAAGYQIGHRLAADPDVTAVLCANDETATGVLHAFHEAGRRVPDDVSVVGFDGILLAEHLLPPLTTVAQDFDEIGRRLVDLLLRQVRDGEDLTGAHEEVPTRLVVRASTAPPR, encoded by the coding sequence ATGGCAAGGCGCAGCGATGCCCGGCAGCGGTCGGGTCCCTCGATGGCCGACGTCGCGGCGCTGGCCGGGGTGTCCGCGCAGACCGTCTCGCGGGTCTCGATGGGGCTGGACAACGTGGCCCCCCCGACGCGGGAGAAGGTGCTCGCCGCGATGGGACAGCTCGGGTACGCGCCGAACGGTGCGGCCCGCGCCCTGCGGTACGGGAGCTTCGGGACGATCGGCATGATCGCCCACCGGCTGGCCCGGACCGGCGAGTCGCGCACGGTCGAGGCGGTGGTCGAGGCGGCGCGCGCCCGGGGCTACACGGTCACGCTCGTCGACCTGGAGAGCCCCTCCCCGGGCGACGTCTCGGCCGCCGTCGCCCGGCTCTCCCACCAGGCGATCGACGGCCTGGTCATCGTGCGCGCCGAGATCGCCACGCCCGAGACGCTCGCGCTCCCCCGGCGGCTCCCCGTCGTGGTGTCCGACTCCCGCTTCGTCGGCCACCACCCCGCCGTCGGCGCCGACCAGACCGGCGGCGTCCGCCTCGCGGTCCAGCACCTGCTCGACCTCGGCCACCGCACCGTCCACCACCTCGCCGGCCCGGCGGACTCCGGGCCCGCGCAGCTGCGGGTCGAGGCGTGGCGGGCGACGCTCGCCGAGGCGGGCCGGCCGGTCCCCGCCGTCGCGGAAGGGGACTGGACCGCCGCCGCCGGGTACCAGATCGGGCACCGCCTGGCCGCCGACCCCGACGTCACCGCGGTCCTCTGCGCCAACGACGAGACCGCCACCGGCGTCCTGCACGCCTTCCACGAGGCCGGCCGGCGGGTGCCCGACGACGTCTCGGTCGTTGGGTTCGACGGCATCCTGCTCGCCGAGCACCTGCTGCCACCGCTGACCACCGTCGCGCAGGACTTCGACGAGATCGGCCGGCGGCTCGTCGACCTCCTCCTGCGTCAGGTCCGCGACGGCGAGGACCTGACCGGGGCGCACGAGGAGGTGCCCACCCGCCTGGTGGTGCGGGCGAGCACGGCCCCGCCGCGCTAG
- a CDS encoding beta-galactosidase, which yields MTTANGFGTGRILYGGDYNPEQWPEEVWAEDMELLRQAEINTVTLNVFSWATLQPADDVYDFARLDRIVQTVADAGMSIVLATSTAALPPWMSLKHPDVNRVDAQGRRMRHGARHNACISSPTYRRYSVALAERLAERYAEVPSLVAWHVSNEYGGFCWCDLCAQAFRDWLRTRYGTVEAVNDAWNSAFWSHTYHSFEEIFPPNELGDAMAGGKAVLPGSALDYQRFYGSSVLDSFREEKAAIRRFDTARAVTTNMMGTFPDYDYFAWSDDLDVVSWDSYPAHDTTPAQIALRHDLMRAVGRQRPFMLMEQTPSRQNWQPYNSLKRPGQMRQQSWQAVARGADTVQFFQLRQSRAGCEKFHGAVIGTDGTGSTRTFREVAELGAELARVSPQVVGSRVEHGSVAVVFDWPSRWAIGYSAGPSRSLEYVREVERWYAELHRRNVPVDVVPATGPFDGYAAVVAPCLYMLPEGLAEGLRRYVADGGRLLLTPMTGLVDEHDRLHLGQAPVPLRDLAGVWVEETDALPPSRTVPLAFGDAASAGDDGAHGTVLCDVVRADDGTQVLARYAGEYYAGSPALTFRPSGSGGGVLYSASFPDEVGTRLTVDALLDGTGVVGHDLPAGVELSRRVREDGTALTFLVNTTGQSQAVRLELSGQDLLTGAAFEGAGMLEPYGVAVVMGR from the coding sequence GTGACGACGGCGAACGGTTTCGGTACGGGGCGGATCCTCTACGGGGGCGACTACAACCCGGAGCAGTGGCCCGAGGAGGTCTGGGCCGAGGACATGGAGCTCCTCCGGCAGGCGGAGATCAACACGGTCACCCTGAACGTCTTCTCCTGGGCCACCCTGCAGCCCGCCGACGACGTGTACGACTTCGCCCGGCTGGACCGGATCGTGCAGACCGTGGCCGACGCCGGGATGTCGATCGTCCTGGCCACCTCGACGGCAGCGCTGCCGCCGTGGATGTCTCTGAAGCACCCCGACGTCAACCGGGTCGACGCCCAGGGCCGGCGGATGCGGCACGGCGCGCGGCACAACGCCTGCATCAGCTCCCCGACGTACCGCCGCTACTCCGTGGCGCTGGCCGAGCGCCTGGCGGAGCGCTACGCCGAGGTCCCGAGCCTGGTGGCCTGGCACGTGTCGAACGAGTACGGCGGGTTCTGCTGGTGCGACCTGTGCGCCCAGGCCTTCCGGGACTGGCTGCGCACGCGCTACGGCACCGTGGAGGCGGTCAACGACGCCTGGAACTCGGCCTTCTGGAGCCACACCTACCACTCCTTCGAGGAGATCTTCCCGCCGAACGAGCTCGGTGACGCGATGGCGGGCGGCAAGGCGGTGCTGCCCGGCTCCGCGCTCGACTACCAGCGGTTCTACGGCAGCAGCGTGCTGGACTCCTTCCGCGAGGAGAAGGCCGCGATCCGGCGGTTCGACACCGCGCGCGCCGTCACGACGAACATGATGGGCACCTTCCCGGACTACGACTACTTCGCCTGGTCCGACGACCTGGACGTGGTGTCCTGGGACAGCTATCCCGCCCACGACACGACGCCGGCCCAGATCGCCCTGCGGCACGACCTCATGCGCGCCGTCGGCCGCCAGCGGCCGTTCATGCTGATGGAGCAGACCCCGTCCCGGCAGAACTGGCAGCCCTACAACTCGCTGAAGCGCCCCGGCCAGATGCGTCAGCAGTCGTGGCAGGCGGTCGCCCGGGGCGCCGACACCGTGCAGTTCTTCCAGCTCCGGCAGTCCCGTGCCGGGTGCGAGAAGTTCCACGGCGCGGTCATCGGCACGGACGGCACGGGCAGCACCCGGACCTTCCGGGAGGTCGCCGAGCTCGGGGCCGAGCTCGCGCGGGTCTCGCCGCAGGTCGTGGGCAGCCGCGTCGAGCACGGGTCCGTGGCCGTCGTCTTCGACTGGCCCTCCCGGTGGGCGATCGGGTACTCGGCGGGGCCGAGCCGGTCCCTGGAGTACGTGCGGGAGGTCGAGCGCTGGTATGCCGAGCTCCACCGGCGCAACGTCCCGGTGGACGTCGTGCCGGCCACCGGGCCGTTCGACGGCTACGCCGCGGTCGTCGCCCCGTGCCTGTACATGCTGCCGGAGGGGTTGGCCGAGGGCCTGCGCCGGTACGTCGCCGACGGCGGCCGCCTGCTGCTGACCCCGATGACCGGCCTCGTCGATGAGCACGACCGGCTGCACCTCGGCCAGGCGCCGGTGCCGCTGCGCGACCTTGCGGGCGTCTGGGTCGAGGAGACCGACGCGCTCCCGCCGTCGCGAACCGTCCCCCTGGCCTTCGGCGACGCGGCGTCGGCGGGCGACGACGGCGCGCACGGCACCGTCCTGTGCGACGTCGTCCGCGCCGACGACGGGACGCAGGTCCTCGCGCGGTACGCCGGCGAGTACTACGCCGGCTCGCCCGCGCTGACCTTCCGGCCGTCCGGGAGCGGCGGCGGCGTGCTCTACTCGGCGTCCTTCCCCGACGAGGTCGGTACCCGGCTCACCGTCGACGCCCTGCTGGACGGGACCGGCGTGGTGGGCCACGACCTGCCGGCCGGCGTCGAGCTCTCCCGCCGGGTCCGGGAGGACGGCACGGCGCTCACGTTCCTGGTGAACACCACCGGCCAGAGCCAGGCCGTCCGCCTGGAGCTCTCGGGCCAGGACCTGCTGACCGGCGCGGCGTTCGAGGGGGCGGGCATGCTCGAGCCCTACGGCGTCGCGGTGGTGATGGGGCGCTAG
- a CDS encoding ABC transporter permease, with protein MPGANGGTAARRAVLRWARRSFRREWRQQLLVLSLLTVSVAAATGFSTAAYNTVGVPEDAVFGSANHRYTIEDARLAALRDDVEAAGERFGGVDVIGEWRAPVPGSVESVVYRAQDPRGPFSGPMLARLEGRYPTAAGEVAVTDGVAGTLQAGIGDRVDLDGRPRTVVGIVENPSDLDEEFALVSAAETTRAETLTLLIGGTGAFDEVRAIREFGGARFPSADLTSRGDAGRVETAAAVVGVGGIVLVLVSLVASAGFVAVAQRRLRQLGMLSAVGATQRHLRLVVIANGALVGVVAATLGAVLGLGGWFLAAPVMEPAVGYRIDRWNVPWPLAAATVAAALVMTTAAAWWPARAVSMAPTTDALSGRPGAPRPARRSAAVGAALAAVGLALLLVPGDNVVIVAVGTVAAVAGVLSLAPVAVEALGLAARGLPVAVRLAWRDLSRHRARSALALAAVSLALGIPVAVLVGASAADATAPPGNLPEDRLLVWTRDPAQPEGESPFYTVDPDDDGFAPYLPDLSTADLDRAREALAARAAEQGWVVVDLDVAVDPRAQDDPIGPTAVTVARRTDLGYLDVALVYRATPELLDLYGLDRLDGVATTAPTGPTDIVTDTHQLWLANLGGPPAPLDDAVTLDPTYGSLPGTLVGAEELDRRGWTTRTVGWLLVAPAAVTDAQVAAIREVAADNGLLVEDREERSSLVALRWGATTVGVAVALAVLSMIVGLMRVEAARDTRILTATGATSTVRRALTASTAGGLAGLGALVGALGAYLVLATGYVDPRGLAAVPVLPLSLVILGVPLLACAAGWISGGRAPTDLGRQPIE; from the coding sequence ATGCCCGGGGCCAACGGCGGGACGGCCGCACGGCGGGCGGTGCTGCGCTGGGCACGGCGCTCGTTCCGGCGGGAGTGGCGCCAGCAGCTGCTCGTGCTGAGCCTGCTGACCGTCTCGGTGGCGGCCGCAACCGGGTTCTCCACCGCCGCCTACAACACCGTCGGCGTGCCCGAGGACGCCGTGTTCGGCTCGGCCAACCACCGGTACACCATCGAGGACGCCCGGCTCGCCGCCCTCCGCGACGACGTCGAGGCGGCGGGGGAGCGCTTCGGTGGCGTGGACGTGATCGGCGAGTGGCGCGCGCCGGTGCCCGGATCGGTCGAGTCGGTCGTGTACCGGGCGCAGGACCCGCGCGGGCCGTTCTCCGGTCCGATGCTGGCCCGGCTCGAGGGCCGCTACCCGACGGCGGCCGGTGAGGTCGCGGTGACCGACGGCGTCGCCGGGACGCTCCAGGCCGGGATCGGCGACCGGGTCGACCTCGACGGCCGCCCGCGCACGGTCGTCGGGATCGTGGAGAACCCCAGCGATCTCGACGAGGAGTTCGCCCTGGTCTCCGCCGCGGAGACCACCCGCGCCGAGACGCTGACGTTGCTGATCGGCGGGACCGGCGCGTTCGACGAGGTGCGGGCGATCCGGGAGTTCGGCGGCGCGCGGTTCCCGAGCGCGGACCTGACCAGCCGCGGCGACGCCGGGCGCGTGGAGACGGCCGCGGCGGTGGTGGGCGTCGGCGGCATCGTGCTGGTGCTCGTCTCGCTGGTCGCCTCCGCGGGGTTCGTCGCGGTCGCCCAGCGCCGGTTGCGCCAGCTGGGGATGCTCAGCGCCGTCGGCGCGACCCAACGGCACCTGCGCCTCGTCGTGATCGCCAACGGCGCGCTCGTCGGCGTCGTCGCCGCGACGCTCGGCGCCGTCCTCGGCCTCGGGGGCTGGTTCCTCGCCGCGCCGGTGATGGAGCCCGCGGTCGGGTACCGGATCGACAGGTGGAACGTGCCGTGGCCGCTCGCCGCCGCAACCGTCGCCGCCGCGCTGGTGATGACGACGGCGGCGGCGTGGTGGCCGGCCCGCGCGGTGTCGATGGCGCCCACCACCGACGCGCTCTCCGGCCGCCCGGGCGCCCCCCGGCCGGCGCGCCGCTCGGCCGCCGTCGGCGCCGCCCTGGCAGCGGTCGGGCTCGCGCTGCTCCTCGTGCCCGGGGACAACGTCGTGATCGTCGCCGTCGGCACCGTCGCCGCCGTCGCCGGCGTGCTCTCGCTGGCCCCGGTCGCGGTCGAGGCCCTCGGCCTGGCGGCGCGCGGGCTGCCCGTCGCCGTCCGGCTCGCCTGGCGCGACCTGTCCCGGCACCGCGCCCGGTCCGCGCTGGCGCTCGCCGCGGTGAGCCTCGCGCTCGGCATCCCCGTCGCGGTGCTCGTCGGCGCCAGCGCCGCGGACGCCACCGCCCCGCCCGGGAACCTGCCCGAGGACCGGCTGCTGGTGTGGACCCGGGACCCGGCGCAGCCCGAGGGCGAGTCGCCCTTCTACACCGTCGACCCGGACGACGACGGCTTCGCCCCCTACCTCCCCGACCTCTCCACCGCCGACCTGGACCGGGCACGGGAGGCGCTCGCCGCCCGGGCCGCCGAGCAGGGCTGGGTGGTCGTCGACCTCGACGTCGCCGTCGACCCCCGGGCGCAGGACGACCCGATCGGCCCGACGGCCGTGACGGTCGCGCGCCGGACCGACCTCGGCTACCTCGACGTCGCCCTCGTCTACCGGGCGACCCCCGAGCTGCTCGACCTCTACGGCCTCGACCGCCTCGACGGGGTGGCCACGACCGCCCCGACCGGCCCCACCGACATCGTTACGGACACCCACCAGCTCTGGCTCGCCAACCTCGGCGGGCCGCCCGCTCCGCTCGACGACGCGGTCACGCTCGACCCGACCTACGGCTCCCTGCCCGGCACCCTCGTCGGCGCCGAGGAGCTCGACCGCCGAGGATGGACGACCAGGACTGTCGGATGGCTCCTCGTCGCGCCCGCCGCGGTGACCGACGCCCAGGTCGCCGCGATCCGCGAGGTGGCCGCCGACAACGGTCTGCTCGTCGAGGACCGCGAGGAGCGCTCCAGCCTGGTCGCGCTCCGCTGGGGCGCCACCACCGTCGGCGTCGCGGTGGCGCTCGCCGTCCTGTCGATGATCGTCGGGCTCATGCGCGTCGAGGCGGCGCGCGACACCCGCATCCTCACCGCCACCGGCGCCACCAGCACCGTGCGACGGGCCCTCACCGCGTCCACCGCCGGCGGTCTCGCCGGTCTCGGCGCGCTCGTCGGAGCGCTCGGCGCCTACCTCGTGCTGGCCACCGGCTACGTCGACCCCAGGGGGCTCGCCGCCGTCCCGGTCCTGCCCCTCAGCCTCGTCATCCTCGGCGTCCCGCTGCTCGCCTGCGCCGCCGGGTGGATCTCGGGCGGGCGTGCCCCCACCGACCTCGGCCGCCAGCCGATCGAGTGA